tagcttagctcgCTAGCCAGAGCAGGCGCTTGTAGCCGGCTAACCAGTGTAGCTATCTAGCTATGGTTAGTTGCACAGAGACTGCAGTGTAGTGATGTTCGTAATATGTTAACGCTATTGCTTTAAGTTGTGTTCACTCACATACATTGTTTGGGAGTACTGACAGTGGCATGTCTTGCAGGGTAGAGGTTGAAGATAAGCTATACACTAGTATGGACCATACCAGCTTAGCTGTTAGCATGTCATTCACCTGGCAACAGGGCACCTTTGGGAGAAGACAAGGTGTGTTCACGCACCTGGCAAGCTCAGTTTGACCTCAGGATGCCCTCAGAGGAACTGTGAAGCTCATTTAGTGTAACAGCTATATATTCACCATGTCACAAGCATTTGTTGAGCACTCTGGTATTTAAATCTAATTTCaagtcagtgtgttttataaaaCGTGTCAGGAAGTTTTGCATCATGAACTTACAGAGGGAAATTGATAGATGTTAACTGCTGTTTGTCATTACACTCGTGTTTATTTACTAGTCTAAGAATGGGCTGTTTTGGTTACATCCATGTTGGTATCATTGTATTATATAGCACATAGTTAGCCCAAAATACAGTTGGTCTCTTGAATCTGAACGGGCACATCATTTGATAATATCAAGAGTAACATCTGTTGAATGTTATTGTCTGTTGGGGCAACTTCTCCAACAGAAGGACAGGACACTAGtgtcaaaattttaaaaaatctggaAATGATGTTTTGGAATGATACTCCAATTCAAAGTAGAACATTCAGATAAGGTATGATTATTTCCAGTTTATTGTAATACCATCCTGGTATTCTGCAATATGGGGAGGGGTTGGGGGCATTTCAGGAACAGTATGTCACAGAAATGACTAACATCCTATATGCTATCTAGTCCTATATACTATATTAGGCCATATTAGGCCCATTTTGATATAAAGTGAAGCCCATCTGGAGCCACAGCTGCAATATTTCTATTAAAAAGTGTAGAGTAGGACGCCCAACGCTCAATAGTTGAACAGTTTACAGCTAGAGAAGGATTAAATACACCAATGAGTagtcaaaatgaatgaatgaggaaGCATCGGTCAATAAGGGGTTTCACTGCTTCAGAGTTAGTTTCATGGCTAAATGCTTGTGACGTGTTTGAGCTCTTATGGATGGTGGTTATCACTGCAGCTCCCACTTCCCACCCCCTACAGATTTCATTTGGTTGTTGTGTGGAGGGGGTGAGGCGGAATGGGCAAGATAAGAGAGTCCATGCTGGCTCAATTTCCCCCAGGCCTGAGATCCTTGCAGCTCCCCCACGGAGAATGGTCACCATCCACCAAACTAAGGCTGTGTGCTTTTGACCTATATAGCCTGACCATTACTCACATGGAGAAATGTCTTGAGTCAGAGAGGTTGTGTTTGGTCACGGGTCATATCTTAGTGAGTATAACTACGAAATTAATGGCACCCACTTTTCCCCTCTGTGACTCCAGAAGAAGTATTGACTTTAGCTTTTGGAGCTTACCTCATGCTGGGTGACACTGGGGATCCCCATGACCAATCCAAAATCTAGGTCTAGTGTACAGGACTGGCCTCATCACCTCTCTTGTCTAGGTGTCATACACTTCCTCCTTCTACACAAACTACTATCTGACATTATATTGTGAAGGGTTGTTTTTTATGAGGattgtttgctttttgtccAGCCTTATGTTGGAAGTAGGATATGTGTGAAgttaaattagcattttctgCTAGCCTCAGTACAgccaaaaatctaatttcatgtaaaatattcaaataaacgAGTGCAAGTGAATGAGCTGAAAGCTTAAATAAAGATGCTGAAGGCTTCACTAACAAAACAGGGGActttgtaaaaaatgaaaagtagaaGACTGCAAAAGTGTAAAATGGTGAGCTGGGGCATTTTGATCAGCGTTATAAACTTGACCAATAACTAAAGGGCATAGGGTATGGTTCACGATAGTGTGGATAGGCTAAGCACGCGCTACATGATAGACTGCCCCAGATGACGCATTTTAAGAATATGCATGTCAGCAGAGGcgatattttactttttgaaaaGATAGAATACGGTATTAATTTTGCATTCTATGCAAAGCATATGTCTTAATGGGCCAATGATTCTACAATTGCCGCCAGGACGCACATCAGATGAAGTGAAATTAGCTTTCTAAATTGCCCTTTTAGGGTGAATTGAAGCTTTATTGAGTAGAGTTGAGGGGCAGGGAGTTTTGTTTAGCCTAATATTATTGATGTGTAAACATCAtgttgagaaaacaaagaaggcCACAGGATTTATTACTATACATTCAGGTGATGAGTTTGCAAGTGTAAATTCATTGGGACATCCCCAGGTGCTAGCCCAGACATAAGACTGTTgttggaaaaggaaaaaaaagtattttattggGGATTAGTTAGCTAATTGGTTCTCTTTGCTCAAGTGTGTGCAGGCACAGATATCAGTGATTCCTACTGATTGCCAAAGAGATAGGCCAAGCCGCAGACCTTACCCTACAGTGAGTGGATAAAAGCGCAGCGTGATAGGAATGATTCTGGCCTCTTAAGCCTAAGTGAATATTGATCTAAGTGTGCTGGGTTGATATTGAGCTCCTTATGTTGCTAAGTCTTTGGGTACCTACCACAGGAGTGCTGGTTGCTCATTCTGCTGGGTTCATGGTGGCAGTGAGACATTGTGACAGAGGTTCCAGACAGAGAGTCATTTAGTGAACTTTGTATTTACATCACTAAATTTACTCAGATTACAGTAGTTGGGTAGTTGATTATTAAATCCCTTATAATTAGAAAAGctgatgtgtttaaaaaatagTTACGATTACATGTGTTATATCAAGGTAAATGCAGgaatttattgtaattttgatTTTGGGTCTTAGTTGGATTGTGAATCTTCTGTCACActttaattaaattcaaattgCACAACCATACCTATCATGATATTGTACATTTTCTGGAAATGGAATTGAGAAACGgtacataaatgaaaaaaccAAATGTGAATTCCATTTCATGGCTAATCTAGTGGATTAAATACCTGCCAAAATGTTGTAAATCCAGTACTGCCATAAAACAGTTTTACTCAGTGATTTGCAACATTTTGTGCAATGGCCTATTATAACCAGAGATACTAAAAGGACAACTGCTTTGGTAGAAAGAGTATAGAAAACTCTCCTCTGGTTACCAAAGCTCAGTCACCTCAAGGTGCAGATAGTCATATCAACGAACACAAGGTCATCAGGTCTACCCTGAGCATAAACTGTAGACTTGAAGTTTCACCAGTCGTGTAACAGACATCTTAAACTCTGCTGAGCAGTGGAAATCCTAGGCATACCATGTTGTGTACCATGATGCCGCATGAGAGTTGTTGGGGTCATGTGGTAATCTTGTGATCGAGAATCATCATATCTACATGAATCAAGGTGTGAATGATTTAAAGGTTGGCTGAAAGACTTTCTGGATGCCACAGTGTTTCTTTTTGCTTCAACTCTGTGGgcctttactttgaaaattgTAATGTTACACATATAGTTGCATTAGGTAAAATAGGGAAATTGCTTTGAGGAATGAAACATGGCCtaatttatgttgtttgacTAACATTGAAGTGAGTAACTCCTGTTTTTGGCAGAGTGCACTTCCCTGTATATGTGTTTAAAGAGAAATGAAGGTCATTATGTGTTTGAGCTCTTGGTCTTGATAAAGTTTCAACAAGTtctacattattattttcaaagaaAATCTGCTTTCCTGTGGTGTGTCGTGTAGAACTATCAGTGTTTCTGCTAGCGTTCTCTTCagggggtgggttgggggggtgggggggcagtcTGGGTATGCAGAGTCAGAGTAAATATCAGCAGGTTAAAAAAATCTATCTAACTTAATATTAGCTAATTAAATTTACCTcctacctctctctcttctatctgtttccctccttcctctgtctttctcttaaCTTTGGCTGGGTGTCACCATATGACTCCACTTCCTGTATCCgtaattttaaatggaaaaaccCTCTGCAGAGTTGTGTAATTGCAATTTCATGACATTGCAGCAGTggcaatatatatatgtagcgGAAACACTGACAATTAAAACCATCTAGTCTAGCTGTGTTCTTGCTTATTAATCAAAAACCTGACCTTATGGAAATGGCCGTGCTGTCTTTCCAACCAGAAGGGTTTATCTTGACCTTGAACACGCTTagtaaatttcatggcagtgtGCATCTAGATTTAGTTTACTGCTAGAATCTTTGGCGGGAAGATGGAGCTTCTGGGGACGATGAATATTTACGCCAGATTTTATGGGCAAATTTTGGACAGACATCATCTTGGCTCCACTGCTAGCAGGGCAAAGTAGCACCATTATAGCCAAGTCTATTACCTCACCTCTCATTGTATTGCCAAGGAATTGTCAGGAACACTGGAGGCAGTGTTAAAAACTTTGCATTATAACAGCTCATACATATGCACATTTTGAGTGTTTGCCTGATAAACTATCTAGTAAGTTAAACAAAGTCTCTCAGAACAAGTAATCACTGCACTGCAGTCTTGTTTGTTGGAAAAACATCAGTGGCCcctattgaaaaaaaaaaagatatgatcTGTATCAGCCAGTTTGTCTGTTAGTCTGTGGAGGGcacaaaaaattaattgaaCCCATGAGCATTTCAGTTAAGGTGTGATGCCAAGACTTTTGAGGTAGACTCTGAGGTAGATAATAGAattttttagctttttagctTAGAAGATATGCTTCACTATATATGAGTCTATATAAGCCTATTCTTCATATGTGTAACTGCTTTATGAGatgtataattattatttaaatatgatttaacCTCCCATCCTGTTTCCACAGGGTGTGATCGGTGTGCAGCTggtggttaccatggtaatgGCCAGTGTAATTCAAAAAATCATACCTCATTATTCCTTCGCAAGATGGCTTCTCTGCAGTGGCAGGTAATGTAGAATCctgtacatgtgttttcagATCGTTTCTCTAAGTGCTCCAGTTTAATTTCTCCAGTTTACTTGCTTTCTGAGAAGTTTATTTCAAAAGGAGTCCAGAACAATGGGGATCAAAATGTTTACTCAGACAGCAGTGTTCCAAAGGGTCTggatagaagaagaaaaagaatcaTTAAATCACACTGCAAAGACCAAAGGGCACTGAAATATTGGGATGACCCGAGAGGACGgtacataaaaataaagtgcCCGCCTCATTTCCTCTAATTAGTGTCACATATGTTTTTCAGTAAACAGCTTTTTGGAAcacatttaataattaattaatttttcttttcagggcactgctgaaacattttttgaaaacttCTGCCATAAGTAGAAGCCCTGTAGTGTCCCTCCAGAGTATTTTGTAATTAATTTTCCATAATAAATAAGTATACAGGGGAAAAACAAGCTGtgctctttctttcctcctctacCACACAGAGCGCTTCTCAAGATGCTCTGACAAGAGGGTTTCTAAACAAAGTTAAGGAGGTTTGTCTTCAAAAGAATGCTCTTCAATTACCTCTTAATTCAAGCTCAGTCCTTAAGGACAGATAACCTTGCTGTCGTAAAGCCTCTCACAAGTGCTTTTTAGGTGTGTATCAGAGTTTCTGTTTGttatgtgtgaaagtgttttgttatttaGGAGTTAATCATAAAGCTCAGAGCTGTTACAAGTTGAAACTTGTCATGTTTGTAGAATCAAGACTTAGTGTCACTGCTTTCAAGAGATTTTTGATATTATTGCTTTAAGGTGTGATGAAAAGGCAATTTAAGCTTTTAACAGTAAGTGAAATCCCCTTATTCTTATAAGAAATGGATGTGAACAGACAGTCACTGTACAATATGTCTCAATATTTCATATACAATTTGTTTAAGCCCATATTCCCTTACCATTGTTCAGAatcaacattatttattttattctttatatcTCAATAATTATATAGTAGTACAACAAATCTAtcattagtctttttttttttttttccctcatcccCAAATTTGAaatttcttatattttattttattgtgtcatCTTTCCCACTGTTTCCCTCTCTGCCAAAGTCTGAACCTGATttcacatctttctttttctttgttcacaGTCTGCGGTGGTATCAGCACCCTACAGAAGATGAGTTGAGGAGCTTAGCTGGGAAACAAAAAGGACAGAAGCGAAAAGACAGGTAGGTTGGGAGGCGGGGGGGGTGtgtatgtgggggggggggggggggcagaaatgaaatgaagaaggGCTATTGTTTGGGGGTTGGGGAAATGCAGTGGCACAGAGTAGGAACGAAAGGCACCTCTTTcatcagagaggaaagaaaagatgagacGGAGACTTTGAGATGGTTGGAGACCACAGGCATGTCAGCAAAGAGATGACGCTGATGTGTTTATGTGGCTCATTTAAGGCCTGTTTGAAGTAACGAGACAGAAGtctatttttgttgttttgttcctttATGGCTCTTCATCTGAGCTCGGAGCAACTTGGCTTAGAAGTGGCCCCGTCTAGTGGATGTGAGGAAAgttggttgtgtttttttgagCCAATTCTATTTCGGCTATTTTAAGGGATGTCAGTTTAAAAGGATTGCATTCACCACAAAATCAAAGATTCCCCAAACAGCATTATATCTTCAAAGCGGTCAGATGTCAAGCTTTGATTCTGGAAGATGATTTTCCTACCACACCACTTTGcaattcaaaaaaaaatctcctatTCAATCTTGAAGGCTGCAGGTGGAAGTCCAACCATATGTTGAACATGTGAATTTAGCGCTTTTTCCTTTGTACTTTCTGTCTAAATGTGAATTCAAATTGAAGTCACAACTGAAAGCTAATCCTTACTGTTCCACATGGTGTCCAGCTCCTAACTTAAGGCTGTTTTGTAGCACAGTCCTTTCTCTGACCCTGTATGAGGCAGGTCAAAGCTCTCTAGCACCACATGTTCAGTAATCCTTTGAAGAAAAAGATGGACCACTGTCCTTTTGCCAGCTCGTGCCATGCCGCTCCGTTCCCTTTGTTAACCGTCTAACTCCCTCAGTGAGGGGTGAAGCTGAGccccttttttcctttcagGTGCCTCCGAGATGAAATCTGTCCAGGGCATGTTTGGCCCTAAAGTCTTTCAGTGGTATTGTCCTGTGAATCCAGCACACACACCGGGCTGAACAAACAAAGCCCAGAACTGAGGAGGCCCACCAGACAGTTCTTCAAACCCAAAGAACAGCTCTCCATTCACCTGCTGTTAGCGATTTAGCACTGCCTATGTTCTTGGTCATGGAAGTccagtagtattagtagtaaaaaaaataaataaaaaaaatagacctATACTAACTACTGAATGTAGAAGACTGAGTGTGCTCACAGCTTCAATACTGCAGTAACTTAAATTTGGCCATCAATGTAGGCAGAATAAGATTAATTTTTATCTGTGATGGATTAACATCTCAGTGACTGTTTGGATGGTGGGAAATCAGTTGTAGAAAAAcatatgtgtgtgctgtggttAATTGTCAGCAGTAATGTTAAGCACATCATTGATAGTTTCAGTTGTCAAAGAAATGTGTTCAACTGTTAtattcttttcctttatttgttgttttactgctCTGTCCTCTTTGTCGCAGGAAGTACAATGGTCACATAGAAAATAAGCCGCTAACAGTTCCCAAGGACATAGACTTACAGCTGGAGACGAAATGCATCACAGAAGTCGACACTTTAGGTATACATCAATGAGGACAACTGTCTACTAAAGAAGCTTTTTCAGTcacacacttatatatattgtatatgctgtgctttacatattttattattgaatgTATTATGGATTTAATTATACTCTTTATGCCCCCAGCATTGCACTACTTCCCAGAGTTCCAGTGGCTGGTGGATTTCACTGTAGCGGCAACTGTGGTCTATCTGATAACAGAGCTCTACTACAGTGTGGCTCAGCCCTCAGGAGAGATGAACATCAGTGTGGTCTGGTGCCTGCTAGTACTCGCCTTTGTCATGTATCCTTACATCAGTCACTGTTTACACCTTggttagcttttttttttttaatcttgtcaGACTGTCACTTCTCATCAGCATTGTAGTAAACTGGTAAAGTAGTAACTTATTTATGCTGGGTTGGTAAAATTAACAGTTGAACAAACCTGTTTTCCTCGGGCTGTGCTTTGCGCTCAaaaatttcaattattttctctttcctcttttcaccCTGAATATATCATAGGTTAACATCTCTTTTGTTTATAAGAGACACCAAATCTTTCCAGCTTGATTGTGTGGATGCAGTTGTGGCGGTGAGAGGCTATGAAATGACTGCTTAAGCTCCTTCTGGCTTGACTGCCAGCACGTTTATGCTGCACAGCTACCTGCTATTTTGCCACGCTGAATGATGGTTAAATAATATGCATTATCCTTGCCACCAACCACAGGGATCAATCTTTCCAGTGCTCCTGGTTGGACCGGGCTTACCACGGTCAGATGGTGTGTCATTTCCTGCCTACGTCGGAGATTGGAGGCCCAATTTTCACAGCCCAACAGACTGATATGCTTGGGGAGAAGGACAGACTTGGGAGCAGATGAAATTGGActatgaagatgaagatgagggaATATGTTGGCTCAATATATGTGTTAATAGGACACTTGATTTCAGTTTTCCTATTTCAGCTCTGATAACATGTTTAAGACTCTTGCCCTGGAGAGCAGCTTCTCTGCTCTGTTAACCGGTTCACTGATAACACCAGAGCAACATGCTCTTCAAGTATCTGCGTCTAATGATAcctcacttttttccccctggtTTAGTGAAATTTATAAAGGAGACTGCATATCTTTACCTTTGGCAAATGTTTACAGGCTGGTTCGGCGGTATATTAATTGTACGCCGCCACATGATAGCTCAGACATCGCTGTATTTCTCTTCTCACCCTCATGCTGGCTCTAACTTGTCTGGCGAGTGTTTATACAGCTGTCTTCACAGCACTGAATAAGGgttagaggaagaaagaagacTATATTGGATTGAATACCATTCTTGAAGTGCAATGAAAAGGAGTGAAAAATTGGCATGCTGTCACCTGACATGTTGCAGGAACTGAGCGTTTCATCTCCGTGGTGACCGGGGTTCGCTTTAGAAACATGCTCCGTCCTTAGACTTGTGATCAGTGTTGACGCAGGCAGAGTAAAATACTATTACGACCTTGATGGCATGCACTGGTGCCAAAGACCAACACATTTTGTACTCGCATATGCTGGGTAGCGAGGTTTGTGTGGCATTAAAGGGTTGAGGGTTCACATGAAGCCCGTCTTTATGCACAAGCTtgtgaaaagaaggaaaaacattttatactgtGAATAGCTGTGTGTTACTATGatctaaattttttttttaattggtttatTGCAAAGACTTATTTCTATTAACTCTGAACCTGTAAAAAGCATTGAAAAATCTATCTGCAAAGAGATTTGGGTTTGTTTTATATGCCAGTGTGCTTCTGGAGGTGGTTTCCCTTGACTCTGTTCCCACAGTAAGACCCTTTTCTCTCTAACGGCCCACTACTTCAAGCTCGAGGAAGGAGGCGAGCGCTCACTCTGCATTACTTtcgggtttttcttttttgtcaaagCCATGGCCATTCTAATCGTCACTGAAAACTACCTGGAGTTTGGTCTTGAGACCGGTGAGTGCTCCATCATGCTGTTCTTACAAATGACCCTGTTAGTAACAACCAGATTCTATAACTTTTGCCCCCTGTGAGTGAATCACAGTTgaacatttcttcatttctaGGTTTTGCAAACTTCTCTGACAGCGCTCTACAATTTCTGGAGCACCAGGGCTTAGAGTCCCAGTAAGTACAATATCAGTATTCTCACagtatcatttttgttttctctgccttcATGAATTCTTTATGACTCATGAAACGACAGTAGTATCACActatgtgttttctctttcaccaGGGGTCCCATATCTAAACTCACCTTCAAGCTGATCCTGGCCCTGCTCTGCTCCCTGATTGGAGCATTTCTAACTTTCCCTGGTCTACGATTGGCCCAGATGCACCTAGATGCACTCAATCTGACCACAGCCAAATTTACACAGTGAGTCCACCACAGTAATTGTCTTCGCTTCTGCGTTCACTCATGTTTTTGCCAGAattcatttctttcttattGTTAATAGAAAAGGAAGTCGCAACAACCTTTGTTGAAACTTCTATCTTTTACCTTCCAGTTGCATATGTAAACCTCACACATTTTGTTGACAGCAGAATCTTAAGTGAAGGCATATAACTTTCATGTTATCCcatgtgaataaatgaattgtTCATTCGTGTTTCAGCTGATATTGGAAATATTATCCAGAGTGGTCTTTCCGGTTCTAGGC
This genomic window from Seriola aureovittata isolate HTS-2021-v1 ecotype China chromosome 5, ASM2101889v1, whole genome shotgun sequence contains:
- the tmem161b gene encoding transmembrane protein 161B, with the protein product MGVIGVQLVVTMVMASVIQKIIPHYSFARWLLCSGSLRWYQHPTEDELRSLAGKQKGQKRKDRKYNGHIENKPLTVPKDIDLQLETKCITEVDTLALHYFPEFQWLVDFTVAATVVYLITELYYSVAQPSGEMNISVVWCLLVLAFVIKTLFSLTAHYFKLEEGGERSLCITFGFFFFVKAMAILIVTENYLEFGLETGFANFSDSALQFLEHQGLESQGPISKLTFKLILALLCSLIGAFLTFPGLRLAQMHLDALNLTTAKFTQTLLYINFLSPLIMLLLWVKPITKDYIMNPTLGKESVPLMTEQTYDTLRLWAIILMCMLRLAMMRHHLQAYLNLAQKGVDQMKKEAGRISTVDLQKMVARVFYYLCVIALQYVAPLVMLLHTTLLLKTLGGHSWWVYPEEDLPCIYEMNSDSVMGAAPVAAPTPASVVETGARASVAQLSVALGGLRTVFSPMLFRGLFSFFTWWIAACLFSTSLFGLFYHQYLMAA